In Chryseobacterium oranimense, a single window of DNA contains:
- a CDS encoding isopenicillin N synthase family dioxygenase, which produces MDKIPSVDLRDFLSDNPERKQKFVNEIGKAYEEIGFVALKGHFLDDKLVDELYGEVKNFFDQPVETKQKYEIPGIGGQRGYVGFGKETAKGFKKGDLKEFWHFGQYVSDDSKYKSEYPDNVIVEELPKFNAVGKEAYQMLEKTGQYVLRALALYLCLDEFYFDDKIAEGNSILRPIHYPPITQEPDDAVRAAAHGDINLITLLMGSQGKGLQVQNHNGEWIDAIAEPDELMINVGDMLSRHTNNKLKSTIHRVVNPPRELWGTSRYSIPFFMHPVSEMSLNALENCIDENNPKLYEDTTAGEFLHERLIELGLIKK; this is translated from the coding sequence ATGGATAAAATACCTAGTGTAGACCTGCGTGATTTCCTTTCGGACAACCCGGAACGCAAACAGAAATTTGTAAATGAAATCGGAAAAGCTTATGAAGAAATTGGTTTTGTTGCCTTAAAAGGCCATTTTCTTGATGACAAATTAGTAGATGAACTCTACGGAGAGGTTAAAAACTTTTTTGACCAGCCTGTAGAAACGAAGCAGAAGTATGAAATTCCAGGAATCGGCGGCCAGAGAGGTTACGTAGGATTCGGTAAAGAAACCGCAAAAGGTTTCAAAAAAGGAGATTTAAAAGAGTTTTGGCATTTCGGACAGTATGTGTCTGATGATTCAAAATACAAATCCGAATATCCTGACAACGTAATCGTTGAAGAGCTGCCAAAATTCAATGCAGTAGGTAAAGAAGCCTACCAGATGCTTGAAAAAACAGGACAGTATGTATTAAGAGCTCTGGCTCTGTACCTTTGTCTGGATGAGTTTTATTTTGACGACAAGATTGCCGAAGGAAACTCTATTTTAAGACCTATTCACTATCCTCCAATTACCCAGGAGCCTGATGATGCAGTAAGAGCCGCAGCACACGGAGACATCAATCTGATTACTCTTTTGATGGGGTCTCAGGGAAAAGGTCTTCAGGTGCAGAACCACAACGGAGAATGGATCGATGCGATTGCAGAACCTGATGAACTGATGATCAATGTAGGAGATATGTTATCAAGACATACCAATAACAAGCTGAAATCTACAATTCACAGAGTAGTTAATCCGCCAAGAGAATTATGGGGAACTTCAAGGTATTCTATTCCTTTCTTTATGCATCCGGTGAGTGAAATGTCACTGAATGCCCTTGAAAACTGTATTGATGAAAACAATCCGAAACTGTATGAAGATACTACAGCAGGAGAGTTTTTACATGAAAGACTGATAGAATTAGGACTTATCAAAAAGTAA
- the secA gene encoding preprotein translocase subunit SecA has product MSFLNKVLKGFLGDKKAQDLKEVKKVVTKIKAVEPAIQQLTDDGLREKTAEFKENIKSSTSKITAQIEQIREQIKNSANVDEKEALFSKIESLKKESYEIEEKVLAQILPEAFALVKETARRWAQNGEIRIKASDWDRQLAAAGKDFVEIQGDTAIWKNSWDAAGTPVVWDMVHYDVQFIGGVILHSGKIAEMATGEGKTLVGTLPIYLNSLPERGVHVVTVNDYLAKRDSAWMGPLYQFHGMSIDCIDNHQPNSDGRRKAYNSDITYGTNNEFGFDYLRDNMVTSPSELVQRELNFAIVDEVDSVLVDDARTPLIISGPVPQGDRQEFDVLKPSIDRIVEVQKKTVSAIFNEAKKLIAAGNTKEGGFKLLQAYRGLPKNRQLIKFLSESGNRALLQKVEAQYMQDNNRDMPIVDKDLYFVIEEKNNQVDLTDKGVEYMSQGNSDANFFVLPDIGTEIAEVEAKNLSKEEEFEAKEKLFSEFAEKSERVHTMSQLLKAYTLFEKDDEYVVIDGEVKIVDEQTGRIMEGRRYSDGLHQAIEAKENVKIEAATQTFATVTLQNYFRMYNKLAGMTGTAETEAGELWEIYKLDVVVIPTNRPILRHDRQDLVFKTNREKYNAVIEEIEKLTAAKRPVLVGTTSVEISQLLSKALQLRKIPHQVLNAKLHKKEAEIVAGAGQPGVVTIATNMAGRGTDIKLSKEVKEAGGLAIIGTERHDSRRVDRQLRGRAGRQGDPGSSQFYVSLEDNLMRLFGSERIAKMMDRMGHKEGEVIQHSMISKSIERAQKKVEENNFGIRKRLLEYDDVMNKQRDVIYKRRKNALFGDHLKYDITNMIFDVSNSIVAKGKSTGNYKDFEFDIIKFFTMESPVSENDFKSKQIPELTDLVFKAAQEDYKMKLNLLKEKSFPIIENVYQNQGSMFKMIQVPFTDGHKTMTIVADLKEAYETQCESLINDFEKNITLSIIDENWKLHLREMDDLRRSSQGAVYEQKDPLVIYKQESFHLFSEMVDKMNKEIISFLYKGEIPA; this is encoded by the coding sequence ATGAGTTTTTTAAACAAAGTTCTTAAAGGGTTTTTGGGAGACAAAAAAGCGCAGGACCTAAAAGAAGTAAAAAAAGTTGTAACAAAAATCAAAGCTGTAGAACCAGCCATTCAGCAGTTGACTGATGATGGGCTGAGAGAAAAAACTGCTGAATTTAAAGAGAACATAAAATCTTCAACCAGCAAAATAACAGCGCAGATAGAACAGATAAGAGAGCAGATAAAAAATTCAGCTAATGTAGATGAAAAAGAAGCTCTTTTCTCAAAGATTGAATCTCTGAAAAAAGAATCATACGAAATTGAAGAGAAAGTTCTGGCACAAATCCTTCCTGAAGCTTTTGCCCTGGTAAAAGAAACTGCAAGAAGATGGGCTCAGAACGGAGAGATCCGCATTAAGGCAAGCGACTGGGACAGACAATTGGCTGCAGCGGGTAAAGATTTCGTAGAGATCCAGGGAGATACCGCAATCTGGAAAAACTCATGGGATGCTGCCGGAACTCCTGTAGTTTGGGATATGGTCCACTATGATGTTCAGTTTATCGGAGGGGTTATTCTTCACAGCGGTAAAATTGCCGAAATGGCAACCGGTGAAGGTAAAACTTTGGTAGGAACATTACCTATTTACCTCAATTCACTTCCTGAAAGAGGGGTTCATGTAGTAACGGTGAATGACTATCTTGCCAAAAGAGACTCGGCATGGATGGGACCTCTTTACCAGTTCCACGGAATGAGCATCGACTGTATCGATAATCACCAGCCGAACTCGGACGGAAGAAGAAAAGCATACAACTCAGATATTACTTACGGAACGAATAACGAATTCGGTTTTGATTACCTGAGAGATAACATGGTGACTTCACCTTCAGAACTTGTACAGAGAGAACTGAACTTTGCTATCGTGGATGAGGTTGACTCCGTATTGGTAGATGACGCCAGAACACCGTTAATTATTTCTGGTCCGGTTCCTCAGGGAGACAGACAGGAATTTGATGTTCTTAAGCCTTCTATCGACAGAATCGTTGAAGTTCAGAAGAAAACAGTTTCTGCGATCTTTAATGAAGCGAAAAAATTAATCGCTGCTGGAAATACAAAAGAAGGAGGATTCAAATTGCTTCAGGCTTACAGAGGTCTTCCTAAAAACAGACAATTAATTAAATTTTTATCGGAAAGCGGAAACCGTGCATTGCTTCAAAAAGTGGAAGCTCAATACATGCAGGATAATAACCGTGACATGCCGATCGTAGATAAGGATCTTTACTTCGTGATCGAAGAGAAAAACAATCAGGTTGATCTTACCGATAAAGGAGTAGAATATATGTCTCAGGGTAACTCTGATGCCAACTTTTTCGTTCTTCCGGACATCGGAACAGAAATCGCTGAAGTTGAGGCAAAAAATTTATCCAAAGAAGAAGAATTTGAGGCTAAAGAAAAACTTTTCTCTGAATTCGCTGAAAAATCTGAGCGTGTACACACGATGAGCCAGCTGTTAAAAGCCTACACATTATTCGAAAAAGATGATGAGTATGTGGTCATTGACGGTGAGGTAAAAATCGTTGATGAGCAGACAGGCCGTATCATGGAAGGAAGACGTTATTCAGACGGTCTTCACCAGGCAATTGAAGCTAAGGAAAATGTAAAAATTGAAGCAGCTACACAGACTTTTGCTACTGTAACGCTTCAGAACTATTTCCGTATGTACAACAAACTTGCGGGAATGACGGGTACTGCTGAAACGGAAGCAGGCGAGCTTTGGGAGATCTACAAACTTGATGTTGTGGTGATTCCTACGAACCGTCCTATTTTAAGACATGACAGACAGGATTTAGTTTTCAAAACTAACCGTGAAAAATACAACGCCGTAATTGAAGAAATTGAAAAATTAACAGCAGCAAAAAGACCTGTACTTGTAGGTACTACTTCTGTTGAGATCTCTCAGTTGCTTTCAAAGGCATTACAATTAAGAAAAATTCCTCACCAGGTACTGAATGCGAAACTTCACAAGAAGGAAGCAGAGATTGTTGCCGGAGCCGGACAGCCAGGAGTTGTAACTATTGCAACAAACATGGCAGGTCGTGGTACGGATATCAAGCTTTCCAAAGAAGTGAAAGAAGCCGGAGGTTTAGCAATTATCGGTACGGAAAGACATGATTCAAGACGTGTAGACAGACAGCTCAGAGGTAGAGCGGGACGTCAGGGAGACCCTGGTAGCTCTCAGTTCTATGTATCTCTTGAAGATAACCTGATGCGTTTGTTCGGTTCTGAAAGAATCGCGAAAATGATGGACAGAATGGGTCACAAGGAAGGTGAAGTTATTCAGCATTCCATGATCAGCAAGTCTATCGAAAGGGCTCAGAAGAAAGTGGAGGAAAATAACTTCGGGATCAGAAAGAGACTCCTTGAATATGATGACGTAATGAACAAGCAGCGTGACGTGATCTATAAGAGAAGAAAGAATGCTCTTTTCGGTGATCACCTGAAGTATGATATTACAAATATGATCTTTGATGTTTCCAATTCTATTGTTGCCAAAGGAAAATCTACCGGAAACTACAAAGATTTCGAATTCGATATTATTAAGTTCTTTACTATGGAATCTCCTGTTTCTGAAAATGATTTCAAGAGCAAGCAGATCCCTGAATTAACAGATCTTGTATTCAAAGCAGCTCAGGAAGATTATAAAATGAAGCTGAACTTACTGAAAGAGAAATCATTCCCTATCATTGAGAATGTATATCAGAATCAGGGTTCAATGTTCAAAATGATCCAGGTTCCTTTCACAGACGGCCACAAAACAATGACAATTGTTGCTGACCTTAAAGAAGCTTACGAAACTCAATGTGAAAGTCTTATCAATGATTTTGAAAAGAACATCACCTTATCCATTATCGATGAGAACTGGAAACTTCACCTTCGTGAAATGGATGACCTGAGAAGATCTTCTCAAGGTGCCGTTTACGAGCAGAAAGATCCGTTGGTTATTTACAAACAGGAATCATTCCACTTATTCAGTGAAATGGTTGACAAAATGAACAAAGAAATTATTTCTTTCTTATACAAAGGAGAAATTCCGGCTTAA
- the menD gene encoding 2-succinyl-5-enolpyruvyl-6-hydroxy-3-cyclohexene-1-carboxylic-acid synthase, with translation MKKYSSKRSIQILAHLLQQYGISDIIISPGSRNAPLAIHFSETDAFNCYSIVDERSAAFVGMGMAKSEKKPVAITCTSGSAVANYYPAVTEAFYQNVPLLILTADRPTDFVDIFDGQTIRQKDIFHQHSYGDFQLLEDSKENAEDVNFDIIKKAIELCFEKQGPVHINIPLEEPLYELVSELPSFPTVEKTIRHKEYEIPSNLIADWHTSQRIMILVGTKDYSPELESQLTQLVKNHSVVVLSEANSNLYHEKFFRHIDRYIFNFTEGDYKTYAPDLLITVGQNVVSKKVKQFLRSARPKQHWHLDEVWQPDTYFSLTEKVEVKPEVFFSKLLKFINLEPRPYFNLWDVLRDKKDARHEQFLNMVEFSDFYFFNKASQTIPENYNIHFSNSSAIRYAQLFDFGKRKMYCNRGTSGIDGSTSTAMGFAIKNANPTLLITGDLGFFYDINGLWNQYIPPFVRIIIFNNGEGNIFKIIPGPGNANPNTLDEFIATKHRKHAEHLAKHFGFSYIKVEDEPTLDRVLENFFKPDLQPKILEVNTHGKNSADVQKAYFEFMKGN, from the coding sequence ATGAAAAAATATTCTTCTAAGAGAAGTATTCAGATACTTGCCCATCTTCTTCAGCAGTACGGAATTTCAGATATTATCATTTCCCCGGGGTCCAGAAATGCTCCCCTGGCCATTCATTTTTCTGAAACCGATGCCTTCAACTGTTACAGTATTGTAGATGAAAGAAGCGCTGCTTTTGTAGGAATGGGGATGGCTAAAAGCGAGAAGAAGCCTGTAGCAATAACCTGTACCAGCGGCTCTGCTGTGGCCAATTATTATCCGGCGGTTACTGAAGCTTTCTATCAGAATGTTCCGCTTCTGATCCTGACTGCTGACAGGCCAACGGATTTTGTAGATATTTTTGACGGGCAGACGATCAGGCAGAAAGATATTTTTCACCAGCATTCTTATGGCGACTTTCAGCTTTTGGAAGACAGCAAAGAGAATGCAGAAGATGTAAATTTTGATATTATTAAAAAAGCCATCGAGCTGTGTTTTGAAAAACAGGGGCCGGTGCACATCAATATTCCGCTGGAAGAGCCATTATATGAACTGGTTTCAGAGCTTCCGTCTTTCCCGACCGTTGAAAAAACGATCAGACATAAAGAATATGAGATTCCTTCCAACCTGATTGCAGACTGGCATACCTCTCAAAGAATTATGATCCTGGTGGGAACAAAAGATTACAGCCCGGAACTGGAAAGCCAGCTGACGCAGCTGGTGAAAAACCACTCTGTTGTTGTATTGAGTGAAGCCAATTCCAACCTGTATCACGAGAAATTTTTCAGACATATTGACCGTTATATTTTTAATTTCACTGAGGGGGATTATAAGACTTATGCCCCTGATCTCCTGATCACAGTAGGGCAGAACGTGGTTTCCAAAAAGGTAAAACAATTCTTAAGGAGCGCACGTCCGAAGCAGCACTGGCATCTGGATGAAGTATGGCAGCCGGATACTTATTTCTCTCTTACGGAGAAGGTAGAGGTGAAGCCTGAGGTATTCTTTTCCAAGCTCCTGAAATTTATCAACCTTGAACCAAGGCCTTATTTTAACCTTTGGGATGTTTTAAGAGATAAAAAAGATGCCAGACACGAACAGTTCCTGAACATGGTTGAATTTTCGGATTTTTATTTCTTTAATAAAGCTTCGCAGACCATTCCGGAGAACTATAATATCCATTTCAGTAATTCCTCAGCGATCAGATATGCACAGCTGTTTGATTTTGGAAAAAGAAAAATGTACTGCAACAGAGGAACCAGCGGTATAGACGGTTCTACCTCTACAGCAATGGGGTTTGCTATTAAAAATGCGAATCCTACACTGCTTATTACCGGAGACCTGGGGTTCTTCTACGACATCAACGGTCTTTGGAACCAGTACATTCCGCCATTTGTAAGAATCATCATTTTTAATAACGGTGAAGGTAATATCTTTAAAATTATTCCGGGACCTGGCAATGCCAATCCTAATACACTGGATGAATTTATTGCTACAAAACACCGTAAGCATGCCGAGCATTTAGCCAAGCATTTTGGCTTTTCCTATATCAAGGTGGAAGATGAGCCTACACTTGACCGGGTGCTGGAAAATTTCTTCAAGCCGGATTTACAGCCTAAAATACTGGAAGTGAATACACATGGTAAGAACAGCGCAGATGTGCAGAAAGCTTACTTTGAATTCATGAAAGGCAACTAA
- a CDS encoding PA0069 family radical SAM protein codes for MQNEKFIKGQGAQRNVINRFDRYTYEPEDEDFETVKTSFTEVFPKTIVNQVKSEDLPMEYSMNPYQGCEHGCSYCFARPTHEYWGYSAGIDFERKIMVKKNAPELLEKFFQKRGYKPAPILLSGNTDCYQPAERQFEITRKMLQVCFDYRHPVNILTKNALVLRDLDILKPMAEQNLVSVSLSIPTINEDLRRKMEPRTSSAPNKLKAVEILTENKIPVHVMVAPIIPGLNSDEPLTILKAISDAGALSFGYTLVRLNDTVEPVFVNWIETHFPDRAQKVLNLIRSMRGGKLGDKRYFERQRGEGNIAEMIHNTFKIGRKKYFEGREFPKLSTANFTGAKDQQLRLFD; via the coding sequence ATGCAGAACGAAAAATTCATAAAAGGACAGGGAGCCCAGCGAAACGTAATCAATCGTTTCGACAGGTATACCTATGAGCCTGAAGATGAAGATTTCGAAACGGTAAAAACCTCTTTCACGGAGGTCTTTCCGAAAACCATTGTGAATCAGGTAAAAAGCGAGGACCTTCCTATGGAATATTCTATGAACCCATATCAGGGTTGTGAGCACGGATGTTCCTACTGCTTTGCCAGACCTACTCATGAATACTGGGGCTACAGTGCCGGAATTGATTTTGAAAGAAAGATTATGGTGAAAAAAAATGCTCCGGAACTGTTGGAGAAATTTTTTCAGAAAAGAGGCTATAAACCTGCACCCATCCTTCTTTCCGGGAATACCGATTGCTACCAGCCGGCAGAAAGACAGTTTGAGATCACCAGAAAAATGCTTCAGGTGTGTTTCGATTACAGGCATCCGGTCAATATTCTGACAAAAAATGCTCTTGTTCTGAGAGACCTGGATATTTTAAAGCCTATGGCGGAACAGAACCTAGTCTCTGTATCCCTGAGCATTCCTACAATTAACGAAGATCTCAGACGGAAAATGGAGCCAAGAACAAGTTCAGCTCCGAATAAATTAAAAGCGGTAGAAATTCTCACAGAAAATAAAATTCCGGTACATGTTATGGTGGCGCCCATTATTCCCGGACTGAACAGTGATGAGCCGCTTACGATTTTAAAAGCCATTTCGGACGCCGGAGCTTTGAGTTTCGGATATACGCTGGTAAGGCTGAATGATACGGTAGAGCCCGTTTTTGTCAATTGGATTGAGACTCATTTTCCGGACAGGGCCCAAAAGGTTTTGAATCTTATCCGCTCCATGCGTGGCGGAAAGCTTGGAGATAAAAGGTATTTTGAAAGGCAGAGGGGAGAAGGGAATATTGCTGAAATGATCCACAATACATTTAAGATCGGCAGAAAGAAATATTTTGAAGGAAGAGAATTTCCAAAGCTTTCTACAGCAAACTTTACAGGAGCGAAAGATCAGCAGCTGAGATTGTTTGATTAA
- a CDS encoding aminotransferase class IV has translation MSQFIESIKVEDQEIFLLDLHQKRVNQTFAHFGKEGSIDLAKIFKNLEHDEDGLFKLRLSYDLDKRVRTMMIPYAIPEIQSFQMVENNSFDYSFKFEDRKELEKMKMKSKAEEIIIVKNNHITDTSFSNILFLKGKDWFTPATYLLNGVQRQNLLKHKKIKETEITLQNIKQFSHFQLINALNDFDDMFIYPIDKITNLPGNEEYLDL, from the coding sequence ATGTCCCAATTCATTGAAAGCATAAAAGTAGAAGATCAGGAGATTTTTCTTTTGGACCTACACCAAAAACGCGTTAACCAGACTTTTGCCCACTTCGGGAAGGAAGGCTCTATTGACCTGGCCAAAATCTTCAAAAACCTTGAACATGATGAAGATGGTCTTTTTAAACTGAGACTTTCCTATGACCTGGATAAAAGGGTACGCACCATGATGATCCCCTACGCCATTCCTGAAATACAAAGTTTCCAGATGGTAGAAAATAATAGCTTCGATTATTCGTTCAAATTTGAAGACCGTAAGGAGCTCGAAAAGATGAAAATGAAGTCAAAAGCCGAAGAGATTATTATTGTCAAAAACAATCATATTACCGATACTTCTTTTTCCAATATTCTTTTCCTTAAAGGTAAGGATTGGTTTACCCCGGCTACCTATCTCCTGAACGGAGTGCAAAGACAGAATCTTCTGAAACACAAGAAGATCAAAGAAACTGAAATCACCCTTCAGAACATTAAGCAGTTTTCTCATTTTCAACTGATTAATGCCCTGAATGATTTTGATGATATGTTTATTTACCCTATCGACAAAATTACCAATCTGCCGGGGAATGAAGAATATCTGGATCTTTAG
- a CDS encoding GDP-mannose 4,6-dehydratase: MTYLVTGGSGFIGSHLIERLLRNGHSVINVDNFDDFYNYQIKIKNTLESIDKIPDFEFSDKETDIQHLVTLSQSDKYQLYYQDIRDKKGLEVIFKNHKIDLVIHLAALAGVRPSIERPLEYEEVNVRGTMNLWELCKEFNVSKFISASSSSVYGNNEKIPFAETDNVDHPISPYAATKKSCEVLGHVYHNLYHIDIIQLRFFTVYGPRQRPDLAIHKFTKLISEGQEIPFYGDGNTARDYTYIDDIIDGITKSVLYLETHSGVYEIINLGESEVITLSEMLDTIETTLGISAIRKNLPMQPGDVRKTNADITKAKTLIGYKPDTDFQNGIKKFVEWFLRK, encoded by the coding sequence ATGACTTATCTTGTAACTGGGGGAAGCGGCTTTATCGGTTCTCATTTAATAGAACGATTATTAAGGAATGGACATTCTGTCATAAACGTTGACAATTTTGATGATTTCTATAATTATCAGATAAAAATTAAAAATACATTAGAGTCTATTGACAAAATTCCGGATTTTGAGTTTTCGGACAAAGAGACCGATATTCAACATCTGGTTACCCTTTCACAGTCGGACAAATACCAATTATATTATCAGGATATCCGCGATAAAAAGGGCCTTGAAGTCATTTTTAAGAATCATAAAATAGATCTTGTTATTCATCTTGCAGCCCTTGCAGGAGTACGCCCCTCTATTGAAAGACCACTGGAATATGAAGAAGTAAATGTACGTGGAACAATGAACCTTTGGGAACTTTGCAAGGAATTTAATGTCAGCAAATTCATATCCGCCTCTTCATCAAGCGTTTATGGCAATAATGAGAAAATTCCTTTTGCAGAGACGGATAATGTAGACCATCCGATATCACCTTATGCTGCGACCAAGAAAAGCTGCGAAGTTTTAGGCCATGTTTACCATAATCTATATCATATAGACATTATCCAGCTCCGGTTTTTCACCGTATATGGGCCGAGACAGAGGCCGGATCTGGCGATTCATAAATTTACAAAGCTGATCTCGGAAGGCCAGGAAATTCCATTCTACGGTGACGGAAATACGGCCAGAGATTACACTTATATTGACGATATTATTGACGGGATCACGAAATCAGTCCTCTATTTGGAGACTCATTCCGGAGTTTATGAAATTATTAACCTTGGAGAAAGTGAAGTTATTACTTTATCTGAAATGCTGGACACCATAGAAACCACTCTTGGAATTTCTGCCATCAGAAAAAATCTGCCAATGCAGCCGGGAGATGTCCGGAAAACCAATGCAGATATCACAAAAGCGAAGACATTAATTGGCTACAAACCAGACACAGACTTCCAAAATGGCATAAAAAAATTTGTGGAATGGTTTTTGAGAAAATGA
- a CDS encoding aminodeoxychorismate synthase component I: MFSMNHQKFLEMDELSLQNVPYFFMIDFLSENVEIYKENEIEKSGLLIDFQEFSSTKKSYNLNKKVEWNPFPETLESFKEGFDKVQKNIRLGNSYLTNYTRKTEVQTNLSLKEIFYHSIAKYKVFYKDFFVFFSPETFVKIIDGKILTYPMKGTIDASLENAAEILKNDKKEKAEHYTVVDLLRNDLSMVADHVKVDQFQHIDLIRTQQKDLYAMSSEISGTVKQEFAGKVGSIMKKLLPAGSILGAPKPKTLKIILDAEGYDRGYYTGVCGWFDGENVDSCVMIRFIEKEGDKLYFKSGGGITHMSKLEDEYQEMKNKIYVPIH; encoded by the coding sequence ATGTTTTCAATGAATCATCAAAAATTTCTGGAAATGGACGAACTTTCTCTTCAGAATGTTCCCTATTTCTTCATGATCGACTTCCTTTCGGAAAATGTAGAAATCTATAAAGAAAATGAGATTGAAAAATCAGGCTTATTAATTGATTTTCAAGAGTTTTCAAGCACAAAAAAAAGCTACAACCTTAACAAAAAAGTTGAATGGAACCCGTTTCCGGAAACACTCGAAAGCTTTAAGGAAGGTTTTGACAAGGTTCAGAAAAACATTCGCCTTGGAAATTCTTATCTTACCAATTATACCCGAAAGACCGAAGTTCAGACTAATTTAAGCCTTAAAGAAATTTTTTATCACTCAATTGCGAAGTACAAAGTATTTTATAAAGATTTTTTTGTATTTTTTTCTCCTGAAACTTTTGTAAAGATTATAGACGGTAAAATTTTGACGTATCCCATGAAAGGCACTATTGACGCCTCTTTGGAAAATGCGGCTGAAATTTTGAAAAACGATAAAAAAGAAAAAGCAGAGCATTACACGGTTGTAGATCTTCTTCGAAATGACCTCAGCATGGTAGCTGATCATGTAAAGGTGGATCAGTTCCAGCATATAGACCTCATCAGGACACAGCAAAAAGATCTGTATGCCATGAGTTCTGAAATTTCAGGAACGGTAAAACAGGAATTTGCAGGAAAGGTCGGCAGCATAATGAAAAAACTGCTTCCTGCCGGATCAATTCTCGGAGCTCCAAAGCCTAAAACGCTGAAAATAATCTTGGATGCAGAAGGATATGACAGAGGATATTATACCGGAGTATGCGGCTGGTTTGACGGTGAAAACGTTGACAGCTGTGTCATGATCCGCTTTATTGAAAAGGAGGGAGACAAACTCTATTTTAAAAGTGGTGGCGGTATCACCCACATGAGCAAGTTAGAAGACGAATATCAGGAAATGAAAAATAAAATCTATGTCCCAATTCATTGA
- a CDS encoding DUF2795 domain-containing protein produces the protein MYWTLELASYLSDAPWPMTKAELIDYAIRTGAPMEVVENLQAIEDEGEIYESIEEVWSDYPTDEDFLWNEDEY, from the coding sequence ATGTACTGGACATTAGAATTAGCCTCATACCTAAGTGACGCACCTTGGCCAATGACAAAAGCAGAACTTATTGACTATGCAATCAGAACTGGTGCACCAATGGAAGTAGTGGAAAACCTTCAGGCAATTGAAGACGAAGGAGAAATCTATGAATCTATCGAAGAGGTTTGGAGTGATTATCCTACCGACGAGGATTTCCTTTGGAACGAAGACGAATATTAA
- a CDS encoding DUF2797 domain-containing protein, with amino-acid sequence MQFQGQILKMTSFDDQPIQYYLNLSGDLIHMNELFGKELTIKHTGFQCVNCGENKPVYRMGFCKNCFFESPYASDTIIRPELSTAHLDIAERDLEVEKQIQLQPHTVYLAYTGDVKVGVTRNTQIPTRWIDQGATFALPIARTENRYEAGMIEVALKEYLPDKTNWKKMLQDDLEGEIDLADFQQKIRQYFPEDFQKFYSEGENLWKFDYPFDKPEKITSFTLDKKPEFTGKLRGIKGQYLSFEGGNFMNVRGHEGYVIDLNIKN; translated from the coding sequence ATGCAGTTTCAAGGGCAAATTTTAAAGATGACAAGCTTCGATGATCAACCCATTCAGTATTATCTGAATCTTTCGGGAGATCTGATCCACATGAATGAATTGTTTGGAAAGGAATTAACGATAAAACATACAGGATTTCAATGTGTCAATTGCGGAGAAAATAAGCCTGTCTACAGGATGGGATTCTGCAAAAACTGTTTTTTTGAAAGCCCTTATGCAAGTGATACTATTATTCGTCCTGAACTCTCCACAGCCCATCTGGACATCGCTGAACGTGACCTGGAAGTGGAAAAACAGATCCAGCTGCAGCCTCACACCGTATATCTTGCCTATACCGGAGATGTAAAAGTAGGGGTAACGAGAAACACCCAGATCCCGACAAGATGGATCGATCAGGGAGCCACTTTTGCCCTGCCGATTGCCCGAACGGAAAACCGCTATGAAGCAGGAATGATAGAGGTTGCTCTGAAAGAATATCTTCCCGACAAAACCAACTGGAAAAAAATGCTTCAGGATGATTTGGAAGGCGAAATAGACCTTGCCGATTTTCAGCAGAAGATCAGACAATATTTTCCTGAGGATTTCCAGAAGTTCTACAGTGAAGGAGAAAATTTATGGAAATTCGATTATCCTTTTGATAAGCCTGAAAAAATAACTTCATTTACTTTGGATAAAAAACCTGAATTTACCGGTAAGCTTAGAGGAATTAAAGGTCAATACCTCAGTTTTGAGGGAGGGAACTTTATGAATGTAAGAGGACACGAAGGGTATGTGATTGATTTAAATATAAAAAATTAA